A genomic region of Nostoc sp. UHCC 0702 contains the following coding sequences:
- a CDS encoding response regulator — protein sequence MLRILLIDDNPNDRLIAIRQLKREFVDLKVEEVAIAEELTQVLEKGQFDLVITDYQLRWSNGLEVLRAIRAIYPDCPVIMFTNSGTQEVAVEAMKSGLDDYVVKSPQHYVRLTAAVRSAIERATVRQQAVKLEVRFQTLLNRLNVGIYRATLDGSLLECNPAFLRLLGLGTLPEEQASRLIELYFQPEDYAQLSEQLRQNGEVRDREMQLRRADGSLIWVRVSKTFTKIDGNTIVDGLIEDISDRKQVELEREQLLSREQAARMEAEVEKQNYSLLSEASRLLVSSLDYRTTLGKLANLVVPTLADCCFIDILESNLTVFEEPVIAAATPEIEALVLLLRKLYFTSTEVDFGVRKVLQTLEPELVIDVTNAFLPAMSQDKELMLLMHQINVQSYMVVPLVARGRKLGAITLLTTQPNHCYSSSNLAMAQALAQRAATAIDNAQLYQQALEANRIKDEFLAVLSHEIRTPLNPILGWTKLLRSHKLDQNKTAFALETIERNALLQTKLIEDLLDISRILRGKLSLNVCPVDLATIIRAAMETVRLAAEAKSIQIYSVLDSVVCQVFGDAGRLQQVVWNLLSNAIKFTPEGGQVEIYLQQVDSQAQILVKDTGKGITPDFLPYVFDTFRQADSATTRKFGGLGLGLAIVHYLVEMHGGTVLAESPGEGQGATFTINLPIILTETQVSIEETDVTAANASVFHGLQILVVDDDPDSLELVTFILQDCGASVKAVSSATKALFTIAESKPDLLVSDIGMPEMDGYILLRQIRSLTKEQGGEIIAIALTAYAGEGDEQQALSVGFQAHIAKPIDPALLVATITNLVQESKKLES from the coding sequence ATGTTACGCATTCTCCTGATTGATGACAACCCGAACGATCGCCTCATCGCAATACGTCAACTGAAGCGAGAGTTTGTTGATTTGAAAGTAGAAGAGGTTGCCATAGCAGAAGAATTAACTCAGGTTTTAGAAAAGGGGCAATTTGATTTAGTTATCACCGATTATCAACTGCGCTGGAGTAATGGGTTAGAAGTATTACGGGCAATTAGAGCTATTTATCCTGACTGTCCGGTAATTATGTTTACCAACAGCGGTACTCAAGAAGTGGCGGTTGAGGCAATGAAGTCGGGATTAGATGACTATGTTGTTAAGTCACCTCAGCACTACGTAAGATTAACAGCAGCAGTTCGTTCAGCTATAGAAAGAGCAACGGTTCGCCAACAAGCTGTCAAATTAGAGGTACGTTTTCAAACACTGTTGAATCGCTTAAATGTGGGGATTTATCGGGCAACTTTAGATGGTTCTTTACTAGAGTGCAACCCGGCATTTCTGCGTCTGTTGGGGTTGGGAACATTGCCAGAAGAGCAAGCCAGTAGGTTGATTGAGCTTTATTTTCAGCCAGAAGATTATGCTCAGCTCAGCGAACAACTGCGACAAAATGGAGAAGTACGCGATCGCGAGATGCAACTAAGACGCGCAGATGGTAGTTTAATTTGGGTACGTGTCAGCAAAACCTTTACAAAAATAGATGGTAACACCATTGTTGACGGCTTAATTGAGGATATTAGCGATCGCAAACAAGTAGAGTTAGAACGAGAACAACTCCTCAGCCGCGAACAAGCCGCCCGGATGGAAGCTGAAGTTGAAAAACAAAACTACAGTTTACTATCTGAAGCCAGCCGGCTGTTAGTATCTTCCCTCGATTACCGCACAACTCTAGGAAAGTTAGCCAACTTAGTCGTTCCTACTTTAGCTGACTGCTGTTTTATTGATATTCTCGAAAGTAATTTGACAGTATTTGAGGAACCAGTGATTGCTGCGGCTACGCCGGAAATAGAAGCGCTGGTACTGTTACTGAGAAAGCTTTATTTTACCTCAACCGAGGTTGATTTTGGTGTCCGCAAGGTGTTGCAAACTCTTGAGCCAGAGTTAGTTATTGATGTCACAAATGCGTTTTTACCAGCCATGAGTCAGGATAAGGAACTCATGCTGTTAATGCACCAGATAAATGTTCAATCTTATATGGTTGTGCCTTTAGTTGCTCGCGGACGCAAGTTAGGTGCAATTACTTTGCTGACTACGCAACCGAACCATTGCTACAGTAGCAGTAATTTAGCTATGGCTCAAGCACTGGCTCAACGGGCAGCTACCGCCATTGATAACGCTCAACTTTACCAACAAGCTTTAGAAGCCAACCGCATTAAAGATGAGTTTCTAGCTGTATTGTCTCACGAAATCAGAACGCCACTCAATCCCATCTTGGGTTGGACAAAACTTTTGCGTAGCCACAAGCTTGATCAAAATAAGACAGCTTTCGCCCTGGAAACCATTGAACGCAACGCTTTATTACAAACTAAACTCATTGAAGACTTGCTGGATATTTCTCGTATTTTACGAGGTAAGTTAAGCCTCAATGTTTGCCCCGTTGATTTGGCAACCATTATTAGAGCTGCAATGGAAACAGTGAGGCTAGCGGCTGAAGCAAAATCAATTCAAATTTATTCCGTTCTCGATTCTGTTGTGTGTCAAGTGTTTGGCGATGCAGGACGCTTGCAACAAGTCGTTTGGAATTTACTTTCCAACGCCATTAAGTTTACTCCTGAAGGTGGACAAGTAGAAATTTACTTGCAGCAAGTTGATTCTCAAGCGCAAATTTTGGTGAAAGATACAGGCAAAGGTATCACCCCAGATTTTCTTCCCTATGTATTTGACACCTTTCGTCAAGCCGATAGCGCTACCACCAGAAAATTTGGTGGCTTAGGTTTAGGACTGGCAATTGTGCATTATTTAGTAGAAATGCATGGTGGCACTGTTTTAGCAGAAAGTCCCGGAGAAGGACAAGGAGCTACCTTTACTATTAATTTGCCGATCATACTTACCGAAACTCAGGTAAGTATTGAAGAAACTGATGTAACCGCTGCCAATGCTTCAGTTTTTCATGGTTTGCAAATCTTAGTTGTAGACGATGACCCTGATTCTTTAGAATTAGTTACCTTTATACTGCAAGATTGTGGAGCCAGCGTTAAGGCAGTATCATCAGCAACAAAAGCACTCTTCACCATAGCAGAATCAAAACCAGATCTACTCGTGAGTGATATCGGTATGCCAGAAATGGATGGTTACATCCTGCTGCGGCAAATTAGGTCACTGACAAAAGAGCAAGGAGGAGAGATTATTGCGATCGCTCTTACGGCTTATGCTGGTGAAGGCGACGAACAGCAAGCTTTATCAGTGGGTTTTCAAGCCCATATTGCCAAACCAATAGACCCAGCTTTATTAGTAGCAACAATTACTAACTTGGTGCAGGAAAGTAAAAAGCTAGAAAGCTGA
- a CDS encoding helix-turn-helix domain-containing protein produces the protein MARLAAKVLNLNESDRSQLQQLINRHNTAQQIVLRAKIILLASEGKNHGEIARLLDISLDMARLWRNRWLENSDKELSILQRLQDSERIGAPVKFSMEQVIELFALACSPPEDYGRSISHWTSRELADEIMKQGIIESISVRHVGRLLEEAELKPHQSRYWLTPPLLMKNLTQKLKILLVYTSVRLNVIKTESVQYRLMK, from the coding sequence GTGGCACGATTAGCTGCAAAAGTATTAAATTTGAACGAGAGCGATCGCTCACAACTCCAACAGTTGATCAACCGACACAATACGGCGCAACAAATAGTACTACGTGCAAAAATAATTCTCCTAGCGTCAGAGGGGAAAAATCATGGCGAAATTGCTCGATTATTAGATATAAGTCTTGATATGGCTCGTTTATGGCGAAACCGATGGTTGGAAAATAGCGATAAAGAGTTGTCTATTTTGCAGAGATTACAAGACTCAGAGCGTATTGGCGCACCAGTAAAATTTAGTATGGAGCAAGTAATCGAACTATTCGCCCTTGCATGTTCACCACCCGAAGACTATGGACGATCAATAAGTCATTGGACATCAAGAGAACTAGCGGACGAAATCATGAAACAAGGTATCATTGAAAGCATATCTGTCCGCCATGTTGGAAGATTATTAGAAGAAGCAGAACTTAAACCCCACCAGAGCCGCTACTGGTTAACCCCCCCCCTCTTGATGAAGAATTTGACGCAAAAGTTGAAGATATTACTGGTTTATACATCAGTGCGATTGAACGTTATCAAAACGGAGAGCGTACAATATCGATTGATGAAATGA